Proteins co-encoded in one Marinobacter qingdaonensis genomic window:
- a CDS encoding DoxX family protein, which yields MNKQTVQTLLQSNAGIAALILRVPLGVILAAHGAQKLFGWFGGYGLEGTGQWMASIGLEPGYLMALLAGSAEFFGGLALVLGLLTRPAALVSALTMLVAMFAVHIGNGLFMANNGYEFALSLLAASVALTVQGGGRLALDNLLAAQLGQARPATAGAV from the coding sequence ATGAACAAGCAAACCGTACAGACCCTGCTCCAGTCCAACGCCGGCATCGCCGCCCTGATCCTTCGGGTGCCGCTCGGTGTGATCCTCGCCGCCCATGGCGCCCAGAAACTGTTCGGCTGGTTCGGCGGCTACGGGCTGGAAGGCACCGGTCAATGGATGGCCAGCATTGGCCTGGAGCCGGGCTACCTGATGGCCCTGCTCGCCGGCAGCGCGGAGTTCTTCGGTGGCCTGGCCCTGGTGCTGGGACTGCTGACCCGCCCGGCGGCCCTGGTATCCGCGCTGACCATGCTGGTCGCCATGTTCGCCGTCCACATTGGCAACGGTCTGTTCATGGCCAACAACGGCTACGAATTTGCCCTGAGCCTGCTGGCTGCCAGCGTGGCGCTCACGGTCCAGGGTGGCGGCCGGTTGGCCCTCGACAACCTGCTGGCGGCGCAGCTGGGCCAGGCTCGCCCGGCAACCGCAGGAGCGGTGTAA
- the fdh3B gene encoding formate dehydrogenase FDH3 subunit beta gives MALEGQARAKFLCDAERCIECNACVTACKNEHEVPWGINRRRVVTVEDGKPGERSISVACMHCSDAPCMAVCPVDCFYQTEDGVVLHSKDLCIGCGYCFYACPFGAPQFPQAGNFGSRGKMDKCTFCAGGPEEDNSTTEFNKYGRNRIAEGKLPICAEMCSTKALLAGDGNEVADIYRQRVVNRGFGSGAWGWGTAYEKKGA, from the coding sequence ATGGCACTTGAAGGACAAGCAAGAGCAAAATTCCTTTGCGACGCCGAGCGCTGCATCGAATGTAATGCCTGCGTAACGGCCTGTAAGAACGAGCACGAGGTTCCCTGGGGTATCAACCGGCGCCGCGTGGTCACTGTTGAAGACGGCAAGCCAGGCGAGCGCTCAATCTCGGTCGCCTGCATGCACTGTTCCGACGCGCCTTGCATGGCCGTCTGTCCGGTGGACTGCTTCTACCAGACCGAGGACGGTGTGGTGCTGCACTCCAAGGACCTGTGCATCGGCTGTGGGTACTGCTTCTACGCCTGCCCGTTCGGCGCGCCCCAGTTCCCGCAAGCGGGCAACTTTGGCAGCCGGGGCAAGATGGATAAGTGCACCTTCTGCGCCGGTGGCCCGGAAGAGGACAACTCCACCACCGAGTTCAACAAGTACGGCCGCAACCGGATCGCCGAAGGCAAACTGCCGATCTGTGCGGAAATGTGCTCCACCAAAGCCCTGTTGGCCGGTGACGGCAACGAGGTGGCGGACATCTATCGCCAGCGCGTGGTGAACCGTGGTTTCGGTTCCGGCGCCTGGGGCTGGGGCACCGCCTACGAGAAGAAAGGAGCGTAA
- a CDS encoding iron-containing alcohol dehydrogenase codes for MTAFTFNTTKSVICEPGAIKRLGSIVSEQMGRSVLLVTDPGLIKAGLLDSATNALDEAGVQYRVFDGVVADPPVAVVEAALAEARAANIDGVIGFGGGSSMDVAKLIALLIGGGEKLDDVYGVGMAKGQRLPLIQIPTTAGTGSEVTPISIITVGETEKKGVVAPQLLPDIALLDAELTLGLPAPVTAATGVDAMVHAIESYTSASANNNPVSKALAREGLRLLGANIETAVKDGRNVQARSDMLLGAMLAGQAFANSPVAAVHALAYPIGGIFHVPHGLSNALVLPHVMRFNADTCGDAYATLATDAFPDLASVPADQRVNQFIDRLEALSADLGLEQTLRDVGIGETDLPTLASDAMKQTRLLVNNPREVTEADALAVYQAAF; via the coding sequence ATGACCGCCTTTACCTTCAACACCACCAAGAGCGTGATTTGCGAACCTGGCGCCATCAAACGCCTGGGCTCCATCGTCAGTGAGCAGATGGGCAGGAGTGTGCTGCTGGTCACCGACCCGGGCCTGATCAAGGCCGGCCTGCTGGACTCTGCCACCAATGCCCTGGACGAAGCCGGTGTCCAGTACCGGGTGTTTGACGGCGTGGTGGCCGATCCTCCCGTTGCCGTCGTGGAGGCGGCACTGGCCGAGGCTCGGGCAGCCAACATCGACGGCGTGATCGGCTTTGGCGGCGGCTCGTCCATGGACGTGGCCAAACTCATTGCCCTGCTGATTGGCGGCGGTGAAAAGCTGGACGACGTTTATGGCGTCGGCATGGCCAAAGGCCAGCGCCTGCCGCTGATTCAGATTCCGACCACCGCCGGTACCGGCTCGGAAGTCACCCCGATCTCCATCATCACCGTTGGCGAGACCGAGAAAAAGGGCGTGGTCGCGCCCCAGTTGCTACCGGACATTGCCCTGCTGGACGCCGAGCTGACCCTGGGCCTGCCGGCACCGGTAACCGCGGCCACCGGCGTCGACGCCATGGTGCACGCCATCGAAAGCTACACCTCGGCGTCGGCCAACAACAACCCGGTGTCCAAGGCCCTGGCCCGGGAAGGCCTGCGCCTGCTGGGTGCCAACATCGAAACCGCGGTAAAAGATGGCCGCAACGTCCAGGCCCGCTCCGACATGCTGCTGGGCGCCATGTTGGCCGGCCAAGCGTTTGCCAACTCACCGGTGGCGGCGGTGCACGCCCTGGCCTACCCGATTGGCGGCATCTTCCATGTGCCCCATGGCCTGTCCAACGCCCTGGTGCTGCCCCACGTCATGCGCTTCAACGCCGATACCTGTGGCGACGCCTACGCGACCCTGGCCACCGACGCCTTCCCGGATCTGGCCTCGGTGCCCGCGGATCAGCGAGTGAACCAGTTCATCGACCGCCTGGAAGCACTGAGCGCCGATCTGGGACTGGAGCAGACCTTGCGCGATGTGGGTATTGGCGAGACCGACCTGCCGACCCTGGCGTCCGACGCCATGAAACAGACCCGGTTGCTGGTGAACAACCCCCGGGAAGTCACCGAGGCGGATGCCCTGGCCGTGTACCAGGCGGCGTTCTGA
- a CDS encoding LysR family transcriptional regulator, which translates to MDRIDTMRAFVTVVNEGTFTRAAERLDTSPQLVSKYVAQLETHLGVRLLNRTTRRLHLTEAGTRYHQRAQQILADIDDMEDQLGDLQTQARGTLRISAPVSFAIRHMAPLLSQFQQAHPAVGIDLQLNDRKVDIVEEGFDIALRIGHLKSSSLIARRIAPIRLVLCASPEYLARHGTPRHPDDLRDHRYLRYSYMDPEASPALYRGFQGGQRSGRDELVSNNGDVLVAAAEAGAGIALQPTFISGAAIRAGQLQVLLPDYEPEPMSLYAVYAHRQLLASKVRYFIDFMDGFFGDPPYWDDF; encoded by the coding sequence ATGGACCGGATCGACACCATGCGCGCCTTCGTAACCGTGGTCAACGAAGGCACCTTTACCCGCGCGGCCGAGCGACTGGACACCTCCCCGCAACTGGTCAGCAAGTACGTGGCCCAGCTGGAAACCCACCTGGGCGTCCGGCTGCTGAACCGCACCACCCGCCGGCTGCACCTGACCGAAGCCGGCACACGCTACCATCAGCGGGCTCAGCAGATCCTGGCCGACATCGACGACATGGAAGACCAGTTGGGCGACCTGCAGACCCAGGCCCGGGGCACGCTGCGCATCAGCGCCCCGGTGTCCTTTGCCATCCGCCACATGGCACCGTTGCTCAGCCAGTTCCAGCAGGCGCATCCGGCCGTGGGCATTGACCTGCAGCTGAACGACCGCAAGGTCGACATTGTCGAAGAAGGCTTCGACATCGCCCTGCGCATCGGCCACCTCAAAAGCTCATCGTTGATCGCCCGACGCATCGCCCCCATTCGCCTGGTGCTTTGCGCGTCACCGGAGTATCTGGCCCGCCACGGCACCCCGCGCCACCCGGACGACCTTCGGGACCACCGTTACCTGCGCTACAGCTATATGGATCCGGAAGCCAGTCCGGCACTCTATCGGGGCTTTCAGGGCGGTCAGCGCAGTGGGAGAGACGAGCTGGTGAGCAACAATGGGGATGTGCTGGTAGCCGCCGCCGAGGCCGGCGCCGGCATTGCCCTGCAACCGACGTTCATCTCCGGTGCCGCCATCCGCGCCGGCCAGCTCCAGGTGCTGCTGCCGGATTACGAGCCGGAGCCCATGTCCCTGTACGCGGTCTACGCGCACCGCCAGTTGCTCGCCAGCAAGGTGCGCTATTTCATCGATTTCATGGACGGCTTCTTCGGCGACCCGCCCTACTGGGACGATTTCTGA
- a CDS encoding metalloregulator ArsR/SmtB family transcription factor, with protein sequence MKRRVLFVCTANSARSLMAEALLRDLAGDRFEVASAGTEPATPHPMALQVLQDAGIATEGLRSKRLADLQDQPWDYVITLCEKAAQECGTVCQPAQQIAWDFPDPVPSARLATFVVTLKDIKERLSLFTLVHQKTAGRQAASFDPVIVFKAMADELRLSALLLIKDQQQLCVCELTEAFDAAQPKVSRHLASLRDAGLLATERRGQWIYYSLNPELPPWLARVLDETARSNSELIKQPLQRLDAMANRPVLQCQ encoded by the coding sequence ATGAAACGTCGTGTCTTGTTCGTCTGCACCGCCAACAGTGCCCGTTCCTTGATGGCCGAGGCCCTGCTCCGGGACCTGGCCGGCGACCGGTTCGAGGTGGCCAGCGCTGGAACCGAGCCCGCCACACCGCACCCAATGGCGCTTCAGGTTCTGCAGGACGCCGGCATTGCCACCGAGGGCCTGCGCAGTAAACGGTTGGCGGACCTGCAGGACCAACCCTGGGACTACGTGATCACCCTGTGCGAGAAAGCCGCCCAGGAGTGCGGAACGGTGTGCCAGCCGGCCCAGCAGATTGCCTGGGATTTTCCCGATCCGGTGCCCTCGGCCCGCCTCGCTACCTTCGTGGTGACCCTGAAAGACATCAAAGAGCGGCTCTCCCTGTTCACCCTGGTGCATCAGAAAACCGCTGGGCGCCAGGCGGCCAGCTTCGATCCGGTCATCGTCTTCAAAGCCATGGCCGATGAACTCCGCCTGTCGGCGCTGTTGTTGATCAAGGACCAGCAGCAGCTCTGTGTCTGCGAGCTGACCGAGGCCTTTGACGCCGCCCAGCCGAAAGTCAGCCGTCACCTGGCCAGCCTTCGGGATGCCGGGTTGCTGGCAACCGAACGCCGGGGGCAGTGGATTTATTACTCCCTGAACCCGGAGTTACCGCCCTGGCTGGCTCGGGTACTGGACGAAACCGCCCGTTCCAACAGCGAATTGATCAAACAGCCCCTGCAACGCCTGGACGCCATGGCCAACCGGCCTGTGCTCCAGTGTCAGTAA
- a CDS encoding acyl-CoA thioesterase, translated as MERNDFPVFYPISTRWMDNDVYGHVNNVTYYSYFDSAINRYLIEEGGLDIHGGEVVGFVVSSNCQFRKPLAYPEAIAVGLRVAKLGNSSVTYELAIFKEQDPEPAALGQVVHVFVDRASSQPTPIPETIRRALASLTHQ; from the coding sequence TTGGAACGCAACGATTTCCCGGTTTTCTACCCCATCAGCACCCGCTGGATGGACAACGATGTGTACGGTCATGTGAACAACGTGACCTACTATTCCTACTTCGACTCAGCCATCAACCGTTATCTGATTGAAGAAGGCGGCCTGGATATCCACGGCGGCGAGGTGGTCGGTTTTGTGGTCAGCTCCAACTGCCAGTTCCGCAAACCCCTCGCCTACCCCGAGGCCATTGCGGTGGGTCTGCGGGTCGCCAAGCTTGGCAACAGCTCGGTAACCTACGAACTGGCGATCTTCAAGGAACAGGACCCGGAGCCGGCGGCCCTGGGCCAGGTGGTGCACGTGTTCGTCGACCGCGCCAGCAGTCAACCCACGCCCATCCCCGAGACCATCCGCCGCGCCCTGGCCAGCCTCACTCACCAGTGA
- a CDS encoding ArsJ-associated glyceraldehyde-3-phosphate dehydrogenase gives MSTIKVGINGFGRIGRLALRAAWGWPDMEFVAINDPGADAGTLAHLLNFDSVHGRWDREAITDGTSIVIDGQRLRVTHNRSIGETDWSGCDLVIDASGVNKKVKDLEAYLEQGVQRVVVTAPVKEPGAKNFVVGVNDHQFDPATDRIVTAASCTTNCLAPVVKVIHEKLGIKHGSITTIHSLTNTQTIVDAPHKDLRRARACGSSLIPTTTGSATAIIEIFPELKGRLDGHAVRVPLTNASLTDCVFEVAQATDRETVNRVLREAAEGELAGILGYEERPLVSIDYRTDPRSSIIDALSTMVVNGTQVKIYAWYDNEWGYANRTAELARKVGAA, from the coding sequence ATGAGCACAATCAAAGTGGGTATCAATGGATTCGGGCGCATCGGGCGCCTGGCACTTCGGGCCGCCTGGGGCTGGCCGGACATGGAATTCGTCGCCATCAACGATCCGGGCGCCGACGCCGGCACCCTGGCGCACCTGCTGAATTTTGACAGCGTGCATGGCCGCTGGGACCGTGAGGCCATCACCGACGGCACCAGTATTGTCATCGACGGTCAGCGCCTGCGGGTGACCCACAACCGCAGCATCGGTGAGACCGACTGGTCCGGTTGCGATCTGGTGATTGACGCCAGTGGCGTGAACAAGAAGGTCAAGGACCTGGAAGCCTACCTGGAGCAGGGCGTACAGCGGGTCGTGGTCACTGCGCCGGTTAAGGAGCCGGGGGCGAAGAACTTTGTGGTTGGCGTCAACGACCATCAATTCGATCCGGCCACGGACCGGATTGTGACTGCCGCTTCCTGCACCACCAATTGCCTGGCGCCGGTGGTGAAGGTTATTCACGAGAAACTGGGCATCAAGCACGGCTCGATCACCACCATTCACAGTCTCACCAACACCCAGACCATCGTTGATGCGCCCCACAAGGACCTGCGTCGGGCCCGGGCCTGCGGCAGTTCGCTGATTCCGACCACCACCGGCTCTGCCACCGCCATCATCGAAATCTTCCCGGAACTCAAGGGCCGACTCGATGGCCATGCGGTGCGCGTGCCCCTGACCAACGCCTCCCTGACCGACTGCGTGTTTGAGGTGGCGCAGGCCACGGATCGGGAGACCGTCAACCGTGTGCTGAGGGAAGCCGCTGAAGGCGAGCTTGCGGGTATCCTCGGGTATGAGGAACGGCCGCTGGTGTCCATCGATTACCGGACCGACCCGCGGTCCTCGATCATCGATGCATTGTCCACCATGGTGGTGAACGGCACCCAGGTGAAAATCTACGCCTGGTACGACAACGAATGGGGCTACGCCAACCGCACCGCCGAACTGGCGCGCAAGGTGGGTGCCGCCTGA
- the arsJ gene encoding organoarsenical effux MFS transporter ArsJ encodes MSAAIRQYLVITGNYWAFTLTDGALRMLVVLHFHQLGYSPLDIALLFIFYEFFGVVTNLVGGYLGARLGLNRTMNVGLFLQILALAMLAVPAAMLSVPWVMAAQALSGIAKDLNKMSAKSGIKLLVPDGQQGTLYKWVAILTGSKNTLKGVGFFLGGVLLMAAGFTGAVVIMAVALTLVWLASLVLLKQELGKSKAKPKFTDILSKSRAINVLSAARMFLFGARDVWFVVALPVYLHTAFGLDFWQVGGFMASWIIGYGFVQTLAPRITGGREGRQPAVLWASGLAVIPAAIALGLGAGWSPEWVVYGGLLLFGVLFAINSSLHSYLIVSYARGDGVSLDVGFYYMSNAAGRLLGTLLSGWVYQAYGLEACLWISALLVAAAAALSLRLPVRRPALAG; translated from the coding sequence ATGAGTGCCGCCATCCGACAGTATCTGGTCATCACCGGCAACTACTGGGCTTTCACCCTGACCGATGGCGCCCTCCGGATGCTGGTGGTCCTGCACTTTCACCAGTTGGGTTACTCGCCGCTGGACATTGCCCTGTTGTTCATTTTTTACGAGTTCTTCGGGGTGGTGACCAACCTGGTCGGGGGCTACCTGGGCGCGCGCCTGGGTCTGAACCGAACCATGAACGTCGGGCTGTTCCTGCAGATCCTTGCCCTGGCCATGCTGGCGGTACCGGCGGCCATGCTGTCGGTGCCCTGGGTCATGGCGGCCCAGGCGCTGTCGGGGATCGCCAAGGACCTGAACAAGATGTCGGCCAAGAGCGGCATCAAACTGCTGGTGCCGGATGGTCAGCAGGGCACCTTGTACAAATGGGTCGCCATTCTCACCGGCTCCAAGAACACCCTCAAGGGTGTCGGCTTCTTCCTCGGCGGAGTCCTGCTGATGGCGGCCGGCTTTACCGGCGCCGTGGTCATCATGGCGGTGGCCCTGACCCTGGTCTGGCTGGCCAGTCTGGTGCTGCTGAAACAGGAACTGGGCAAGAGCAAGGCCAAGCCGAAATTCACCGATATCCTGTCCAAGAGCCGGGCCATCAACGTGTTGTCCGCGGCCCGAATGTTCCTGTTCGGGGCTCGGGATGTGTGGTTTGTGGTCGCTCTGCCGGTGTATCTGCACACCGCATTTGGCCTGGATTTCTGGCAGGTGGGCGGGTTCATGGCCAGCTGGATCATCGGCTACGGCTTCGTCCAGACCCTCGCGCCCCGGATTACCGGCGGGCGCGAAGGCCGGCAACCGGCGGTGCTCTGGGCCTCGGGGCTGGCGGTGATTCCGGCGGCCATTGCCCTAGGGCTGGGGGCAGGCTGGTCGCCCGAGTGGGTGGTGTACGGTGGCCTGCTGTTGTTTGGCGTGCTGTTCGCCATCAACTCGTCCCTGCATAGCTACCTGATCGTCAGCTACGCCCGGGGCGACGGCGTATCGCTCGATGTCGGCTTCTATTACATGTCCAACGCGGCTGGGCGGTTGCTGGGCACACTGCTGTCGGGCTGGGTTTACCAGGCGTACGGCCTTGAGGCCTGCCTGTGGATTTCCGCACTGCTGGTGGCGGCCGCGGCGGCCTTGTCGTTGAGGTTACCGGTGAGGCGGCCGGCACTCGCGGGGTAG
- a CDS encoding formate dehydrogenase subunit gamma, producing the protein MNLKFFGAAVFALAALVANPTWAEEPGAVDRSATGGAQTLEDIMARQERLKVDESFRSENLGNPANAAPISGELGTNGGRSDADVWRGLRYNELDPQTQVKSPAANVLIQDGGMPWYKLREGPVITYGGGAILGMIALLAVFYFIRGRIRIDGGPAGTTIERFKAIERFGHWLLAGSFIALGLTGLITLMGRSFLIPVMGPEAFATLAAGSKWLHNNVAWAFMLGLVMTFCMWVMHNIPNKLDWQWIKAGGGIFTKGHPSAKKFNAGQKIIFWTVMVLGVSVSLSGLSLLFPFQMPMFADTFGLINSVLGTSLPTELAPHEEMQYANIWHSIVAFVMMVAIIAHIYIGSVGMEGAFDAMGNGQVDVEWARQHHDLWVAEVEAKQGKGGSS; encoded by the coding sequence ATGAACCTAAAATTCTTTGGTGCCGCCGTGTTTGCCCTGGCGGCGCTGGTCGCTAATCCGACCTGGGCGGAAGAGCCCGGGGCGGTTGATCGATCCGCCACCGGGGGGGCGCAAACCCTCGAAGACATCATGGCCCGTCAGGAACGGTTGAAAGTCGACGAATCCTTCCGGTCCGAAAACCTTGGCAATCCGGCCAACGCCGCCCCGATCAGTGGCGAGTTGGGCACCAACGGCGGACGTTCGGATGCCGACGTGTGGCGCGGCCTGCGCTACAACGAACTTGATCCCCAGACTCAGGTCAAAAGCCCCGCCGCCAACGTGCTAATCCAGGACGGCGGCATGCCCTGGTACAAGCTGCGGGAGGGGCCGGTCATCACCTACGGTGGCGGCGCGATCCTGGGCATGATTGCCCTGCTCGCGGTGTTTTACTTCATCCGCGGCCGCATCAGGATTGACGGTGGTCCGGCTGGCACCACCATCGAGCGGTTCAAGGCCATTGAGCGTTTCGGGCACTGGCTGCTGGCCGGCTCGTTCATTGCGCTGGGACTGACGGGGCTGATCACCCTGATGGGGCGCAGCTTCCTGATACCGGTGATGGGACCTGAAGCCTTCGCCACCCTGGCCGCCGGCTCCAAGTGGCTGCACAACAACGTTGCCTGGGCCTTCATGCTGGGCCTGGTGATGACCTTCTGCATGTGGGTGATGCACAACATCCCCAACAAGCTGGACTGGCAGTGGATCAAGGCCGGCGGTGGCATCTTCACCAAGGGCCACCCGTCAGCGAAGAAATTCAACGCCGGCCAGAAGATCATCTTCTGGACCGTGATGGTGCTGGGTGTCTCCGTATCCCTGTCCGGCCTGTCGCTGCTGTTCCCGTTCCAGATGCCGATGTTTGCCGACACCTTCGGCCTGATCAACAGTGTCCTTGGTACCAGCCTGCCCACCGAGCTGGCGCCCCACGAGGAGATGCAGTACGCCAACATCTGGCACTCCATCGTGGCGTTCGTGATGATGGTGGCCATCATCGCCCACATCTACATCGGCTCGGTCGGCATGGAAGGCGCCTTCGACGCCATGGGCAACGGTCAGGTGGACGTGGAGTGGGCGCGCCAGCACCACGACCTGTGGGTGGCCGAAGTGGAGGCCAAACAGGGCAAGGGGGGCTCGTCATGA
- a CDS encoding sulfurtransferase TusA family protein encodes MINPATDPTPEPGEVYQIDAVGLVCPLPILRFKKRTQHLPSGTQVDFLADDPSGRKDLQALCELTGHRIEWLREEDAGVTRYRIRLA; translated from the coding sequence TTGATCAATCCGGCCACTGACCCAACGCCTGAGCCGGGCGAGGTATACCAGATCGACGCCGTCGGTCTGGTATGCCCGCTGCCCATCCTGCGCTTCAAGAAACGCACCCAACACCTGCCCAGCGGCACCCAGGTCGATTTCCTCGCCGACGACCCCAGCGGCCGCAAGGACCTGCAGGCCCTGTGCGAGCTGACCGGCCACCGGATCGAGTGGCTGCGCGAGGAAGACGCGGGCGTGACCCGATATCGCATTCGGTTGGCTTAA
- a CDS encoding TetR/AcrR family transcriptional regulator, which produces MTQSAMLERCFPGRRAGLKREILGQALACFNEFGVEATTIDAIKTRCNTSVGAIYHHFGNKEGVLAALFFAAQDDQQAYLKPYLDNAGSLRDTVMALVTSYLDWVVDNPDWARFLYQARSAVAKGPHREELERRNAGNRGHLRQRLEALQSRQAELTVPFELLPSLIIGAAENYCRAWLSGRVATSPAEYRQTLSEAAWRAVGQPYS; this is translated from the coding sequence ATGACGCAGAGCGCCATGCTGGAGCGTTGTTTTCCCGGGCGACGAGCCGGGCTGAAACGGGAAATCCTGGGCCAGGCCCTGGCCTGCTTCAACGAGTTCGGGGTTGAGGCCACCACCATCGACGCCATCAAGACCCGCTGCAACACCAGCGTTGGCGCCATCTATCACCATTTCGGCAACAAGGAAGGGGTCCTGGCCGCGCTGTTTTTTGCCGCCCAGGACGATCAGCAGGCGTACCTCAAGCCCTACCTGGACAACGCCGGGAGCCTGCGCGACACGGTGATGGCGTTGGTCACCAGTTACCTGGACTGGGTGGTGGACAACCCCGACTGGGCCCGTTTCCTGTATCAGGCCCGCTCCGCTGTGGCGAAGGGCCCGCATCGGGAGGAGCTGGAACGGCGCAACGCCGGTAATCGTGGGCATCTGCGTCAGCGTCTGGAGGCCTTGCAATCCCGGCAGGCGGAGTTGACCGTACCCTTCGAGCTGCTGCCGTCGCTGATCATCGGCGCCGCCGAGAATTACTGCCGGGCCTGGCTGTCGGGCCGGGTTGCCACCTCACCGGCCGAGTACCGGCAGACGCTGTCGGAGGCGGCCTGGCGGGCCGTAGGCCAACCCTACAGCTGA
- a CDS encoding ABC transporter substrate-binding protein, whose product MILRTLVLLCSVLVVNVGWAQERTITVVGDKWCPFNCSDDPGDRGLLVERAAAALADANIGMRYLELPWSRAIAEVRAGEIDAIVGAGPEETPDFHFPARPLAIARHSFFTLPSSDWQYTGLESLAQVRLGVIQDYSYGTLFNDYIQPHKNDEQRIVVLRGNDVLPRLIEMLRLGRIDAFVAEERVLAYHFSSKSMPNPLRNAGLASEENLYIAFSPALGDGVTLASLLSQQLPQLSITSQYD is encoded by the coding sequence ATGATATTGCGAACCCTGGTGTTGTTGTGCTCAGTCCTCGTTGTCAACGTTGGTTGGGCTCAGGAACGCACCATCACGGTCGTTGGTGATAAGTGGTGCCCATTCAATTGCAGCGATGACCCGGGGGACCGAGGCCTACTGGTCGAGCGAGCCGCCGCTGCGCTTGCCGATGCCAACATTGGAATGCGGTATCTGGAGCTGCCCTGGAGTCGTGCCATCGCCGAGGTCCGTGCTGGCGAGATCGACGCGATCGTCGGTGCCGGGCCGGAGGAAACCCCGGATTTTCACTTCCCCGCGCGGCCCCTCGCCATTGCCCGTCACAGTTTTTTTACCTTGCCCTCCAGCGACTGGCAATACACCGGACTCGAGTCTTTGGCGCAGGTCCGCCTGGGAGTGATCCAGGACTACTCCTACGGCACTCTCTTTAATGATTACATCCAGCCCCATAAGAATGACGAGCAACGGATTGTGGTGTTGCGAGGCAACGACGTTCTGCCGCGCCTGATTGAAATGCTGAGGTTGGGTCGAATTGATGCATTTGTCGCTGAAGAACGGGTGCTCGCTTATCACTTCAGTTCCAAAAGCATGCCCAATCCACTGCGAAACGCGGGATTGGCGAGTGAGGAAAATTTGTACATTGCATTCTCGCCCGCACTCGGGGATGGAGTCACTTTAGCTTCGCTGCTCTCTCAGCAGTTGCCGCAGCTATCGATAACCTCGCAATACGATTGA
- a CDS encoding class III extradiol ring-cleavage dioxygenase — protein sequence MSRQPDVLFISHGGGPLPLLGDPGHEELVARLQGIAANLARPSAILVVSAHWEEPVPTITAGAHPSLIYDYYGFPDEAYEVQYPCPGEPELAHKVQAALTQAGIPARLDSQRGFDHGLFVPLKLMYPEADIPCIQLSLTDNLDAASHLAIGRALQALEYENLLVIGSGFSFHNMQAFFAPPTPESQARNEAFEAWLADTCCSTELEEAERHHRLVNWADAPHARYCHPREEHLLPLHVCYGLAGRPSHTRLSATVLGKQSGMFHW from the coding sequence ATGAGTCGTCAGCCGGACGTGCTCTTCATCTCCCACGGTGGCGGTCCGCTGCCACTGCTGGGAGATCCTGGTCATGAGGAACTGGTGGCGCGGCTTCAGGGCATCGCCGCCAACCTGGCCAGGCCCTCGGCCATCCTGGTGGTCAGCGCCCACTGGGAAGAGCCGGTCCCGACCATCACCGCAGGCGCCCATCCCTCGCTGATCTATGACTACTACGGCTTCCCGGACGAGGCCTATGAGGTTCAGTACCCCTGCCCGGGCGAGCCGGAACTGGCCCACAAGGTCCAGGCGGCGCTGACCCAGGCTGGCATCCCGGCCCGACTCGATAGCCAGCGCGGCTTCGATCATGGCCTGTTCGTGCCCCTGAAGCTGATGTACCCGGAGGCGGACATTCCCTGCATCCAGTTATCCCTGACCGACAACCTGGATGCCGCCAGCCACCTGGCCATCGGCCGGGCGCTGCAGGCCCTGGAGTATGAGAATCTGCTGGTGATTGGGTCCGGGTTTTCGTTTCACAACATGCAGGCGTTTTTCGCGCCACCGACCCCGGAAAGCCAGGCCCGAAACGAGGCCTTTGAAGCCTGGCTGGCGGACACCTGCTGCAGTACCGAGCTGGAAGAGGCCGAACGCCATCACCGCCTGGTGAATTGGGCCGACGCCCCCCACGCCCGCTACTGCCATCCGCGGGAGGAGCACCTGCTACCCCTGCACGTGTGTTATGGCCTGGCGGGGCGCCCGAGCCACACCCGATTGAGCGCCACCGTCCTGGGCAAGCAGTCGGGCATGTTTCACTGGTGA